In one window of Osmia lignaria lignaria isolate PbOS001 chromosome 11, iyOsmLign1, whole genome shotgun sequence DNA:
- the Med gene encoding smad/Smad4 homolog Medea isoform X1, translating into MVGLAGGGGHLYPSPPMQPNPELREMTGIAPSAPTSADACLSIVHSLMCHRQGGESEGFSKRAIESLVKKLKEKRDELDSLITAITTNGAHPSKCVTIQRTLDGRLQVAGRKGFPHVIYARIWRWPDLHKNELKHVKYCQFAFDLKCDSVCVNPYHYERVVSPGIDPFFTDLSGLTLQSGVGVGPGRLVKDEYSVGGGGSAAAGAVGTAMDVDGEMNQTIQHHPPAQPTSSNNTQPSQQSFIPGLAPPNPTSGEGVFGSNGGGNNNGNPHNKLDENNCPRQTWIPTPHHPTTRNIHHPVVHPMSHTVGSQQQSLSSSGGGNGAQMLSPSQGQSTETFYGTNTPPQDLNQPSTVDALTASLGEGQSSPVSPVHLHHPNGFPVGTASYNSGAPQWTGANTLTYTQSMQPPDHRHLHPTSFWGGHGGEVGGNIGGLLSTQPAPEYWCSVGYFELDTQVGETFKVSSGCPTVTVDGYVDPSGGNRFCLGALSNVHRTEQSEKARLHIGKGVVLDLRGEGDVWLRCQSEHSVFVQSYYLDREAGRAPGDAVHKIYPSAYIKVFDLRQCHKQMRGQAATAQAAAAAQAAAVAGHLTHGAPITKSLSAAAGIGVDDLRRLCILRLSFVKGWGPDYPRQSIKETPCWIEVHLHRALQLLDEVLHTMPIDGPRGIE; encoded by the exons ATGGTTGGATTGGCGGGCGGGGGAGGTCATCTGTATCCCTCGCCCCCAATGCAACCTAATCCAGAAT TGAGAGAAATGACAGGAATCGCTCCTAGTGCCCCGACTAGTGCAGATGCATGTTTAAGTATAGTACATTCGCTCATGTGCCACCGTCAGGGTGGTGAAAGTGAAGGATTCAGCAAACGTGCCATTGAATCTTTGGTGAAAAAACTTAAA gaAAAGAGAGATGAATTAGATAGCTTGATAACAGCTATTACTACAAATGGAGCACATCCCAGTAAATGTGTTACAATACAGAGAACTCTTGATGGTAGGCTACAAGTTGCTGGTCGTAAAGGTTTTCCACATGTTATTTATGCACGAATTTGGAGATGGCCAGATTTACACAAGAATGAATTAAAACACGTCAAATACTGCCAGTTTGCTTTTGACTTAAAATGTGATTCTGTATGTGTAAATCCGTATCACTATGAGAGAGTTGTATCTCCTGGCATAG ACCCGTTCTTTACAGACCTATCTGGGCTGACTCTACAGTCGGGAGTAGGCGTGGGACCAGGTAGATTGGTCAAAGATGAGTACTCGGTTGGCGGTGGTGGAAGTGCAGCGGCCGGTGCAGTAGGAACTGCAATGGATGTTGATGGAGAAATGAACCAAACTATTCAACATCATCCACCTGCTCAACCTACATCATCCAATAACACTCAACCCTCTCAACAGAGTTTTATACCAGGCTTAGCTCCGCCTAATCCAA CTAGTGGTGAGGGTGTGTTTGGCAGTAATGGGGGAGGGAATAATAATGGTAACCCACACAATAAATTGGATGAGAATAATTGCCCCAGGCAAACCTGGATTCCTACACCTCATCATCCTACAACGCGTAACATTCATCATC CAGTAGTACATCCAATGAGTCACACCGTAGGTAGCCAACAGCAGTCATTGAGTTCATCTGGTGGAGGTAATGGTGCACAAATGCTGAGTCCTTCCCAAGGACAATCTACTGAAACATTTTATGGAACAAATACTCCTCCTCAAGACCTTAACCAACCATCTACTGTTGATGCATTAACAGCATCCTTAG gaGAAGGTCAAAGTTCTCCTGTATCACCTGTACACCTTCATCATCCAAATGGATTTCCAGTGGGTACAGCTTCTTACAATTCAGGTGCTCCGCAGTGGACTGGAGCTAATACTCTTACATATACACAAAGCATGCAACCTCCGGATCATAGGCATCTTCATCCTACCTCTTTCT GGGGTGGTCATGGAGGTGAAGTAGGTGGAAACATTGGTGGTTTACTTTCTACGCAACCAGCGCCAGAATATTGGTGTTCTGTTGGCTATTTTGAGTTAGACACTCAAGTAGGAGAAACATTTAAAGTAAGCAGCGGTTGTCCTACCGTAACAGTCGATGGATATGTCGATCCAAGCGGTGGTAACAGGTTCTGTTTAGGCGCATTGAGTAATGTACACAGAACAGAACAAAGTGAAAAGGCGCGACTTCACATAG GAAAAGGAGTTGTGTTAGATTTAAGAGGCGAAGGAGACGTTTGGTTAAGATGCCAAAGTGAACATAGTGTCTTTGTACAGTCTTACTATTTAGACCGAGAAGCAGGTCGTGCACCCGGTGATGCCGTACATAAAATTTATCCTTCTGCGTATATTAAGGTCTTTGATTTACGACAGTGTCACAAACAAATGAGAGGACAAGCTGCTACTGCTCAAGCTGCAGCTGCGGCACAAGCTGCTGCTGTAGCGGGACATTTGACGCATGGAGCACCAATTACTAAAA GTCTTAGCGCAGCAGCAGGGATAGGCGTAGATGATCTCCGACGACTTTGTATTTTACGTTTAAGTTTTGTGAAAGGCTGGGGTCCCGACTATCCCCGTCAAAGTATAAAAGAAACTCCATGTTGGATAGAG GTTCACTTGCACAGAGCTCTTCAGTTACTGGATGAAGTTTTACATACTATGCCAATAGATGGTCCCCGcggaattgaataa